A window of Cohnella herbarum contains these coding sequences:
- a CDS encoding carbohydrate ABC transporter permease — protein MGKRKISPLRIGLLFISPIGKQSLIVVGLFTFLANWNDYLAPVIYLSSEKNYTLMLGLTLFQGQYNAQWNLMMAAVALVVLPSLVLFLFAQRYFVEGIAMTGVKG, from the coding sequence ATGGGAAAACGGAAAATTTCGCCCCTTAGAATAGGGCTGCTTTTCATATCGCCGATCGGGAAACAGTCTTTAATCGTTGTCGGATTGTTTACGTTTCTAGCCAACTGGAATGACTATTTGGCGCCCGTCATCTATTTAAGCTCAGAGAAGAATTATACGCTTATGCTAGGGTTAACCCTATTCCAAGGCCAGTATAACGCGCAGTGGAATCTGATGATGGCCGCCGTCGCGCTGGTCGTTTTACCTTCGCTCGTCCTCTTTCTTTTCGCGCAGCGTTATTTCGTAGAAGGGATTGCGATGACCGGAGTTAAAGGATAA
- a CDS encoding ABC transporter substrate-binding protein: MAKKWVFQLFSLMLVLSLVLSACGGNKNNNASPAATGSQPAGTESASPSEAKKEVKLTIGYATGDPAGKKAISDTIAAFTTANPNIKIVDTSEGTTSSYLDWLKTKDAVGEFPDIVEMRDTKVFADAGKIAELPANLVELFSTLPEVDGKKYNAPITLNAPQGIIYSKKAYADAGVTDLPKTYDEFLAIQEKLKTSGITPIVVGGKDIFHMGFWLNKFLIDQVYAVDPDWNSKRTAKTVSFTDANVVSAMSDYKELFSKYVDKGWLSTADNQTASILVSGKAAQLFSGPWMFTQIKEADPSFEFGFYALPDRQGKISVIGLPSPAGWSLSAEAAKDADKVEAFNAFIRFFFAQEQYSKFLEVSNGIPSTKEPVSYKATEQMQTVLDIMADPSITKSLAINNWWGENLIPPQFRNWYYKLMQDLVLKNGDVTEFMKKADEEYDNEVKANQQ, from the coding sequence ATGGCTAAGAAATGGGTGTTTCAACTGTTTTCTCTAATGCTCGTTCTATCTCTCGTTCTATCCGCTTGCGGAGGAAATAAAAACAACAATGCATCGCCTGCCGCAACCGGATCTCAGCCGGCGGGAACCGAAAGCGCTTCCCCTTCCGAAGCGAAGAAAGAAGTTAAGCTAACGATCGGGTATGCGACTGGAGATCCTGCGGGCAAGAAAGCGATCAGCGATACGATAGCAGCTTTCACTACCGCAAACCCGAACATCAAAATCGTAGATACGAGCGAAGGAACGACGTCATCCTACCTCGATTGGTTGAAAACCAAAGACGCGGTAGGCGAGTTTCCGGATATCGTCGAGATGAGAGATACGAAAGTATTTGCCGATGCGGGTAAAATCGCGGAGCTTCCAGCGAATCTGGTTGAACTATTCAGCACTCTTCCGGAAGTTGACGGCAAAAAATATAACGCACCTATTACGTTAAACGCACCTCAAGGGATCATTTACAGCAAAAAAGCTTATGCGGATGCCGGTGTAACCGATCTTCCTAAAACATACGACGAATTTTTAGCGATCCAGGAAAAGCTGAAAACATCCGGTATTACTCCGATCGTCGTCGGCGGCAAAGATATTTTCCATATGGGCTTCTGGCTTAATAAATTTCTGATCGATCAGGTTTATGCGGTTGATCCGGATTGGAACTCCAAACGCACGGCGAAAACCGTCAGCTTCACGGACGCGAACGTCGTTTCCGCGATGAGTGATTACAAAGAGCTATTCTCCAAATACGTGGACAAGGGCTGGCTCAGCACGGCGGATAACCAAACCGCTTCCATCCTCGTTTCCGGCAAGGCAGCACAATTGTTCTCCGGGCCTTGGATGTTCACGCAAATTAAAGAAGCGGATCCGAGCTTCGAATTCGGCTTCTACGCTTTACCGGATCGTCAAGGCAAAATAAGCGTCATCGGCTTGCCTTCTCCTGCCGGATGGTCACTGTCCGCCGAAGCTGCCAAAGATGCAGATAAGGTCGAAGCCTTTAACGCATTCATTCGGTTCTTCTTTGCTCAAGAGCAATATTCCAAATTTCTTGAAGTGTCCAACGGCATTCCTTCGACTAAGGAGCCGGTTAGCTACAAGGCTACGGAACAAATGCAAACCGTACTTGACATCATGGCCGATCCTAGCATTACCAAATCGCTTGCGATCAATAACTGGTGGGGCGAGAACCTCATTCCGCCGCAATTCCGCAACTGGTACTATAAGCTGATGCAGGATTTGGTGCTTAAGAATGGCGACGTGACCGAATTCATGAAAAAAGCGGACGAAGAATACGACAATGAAGTCAAGGCAAACCAGCAGTAA
- a CDS encoding sensor histidine kinase, with protein sequence MRVSGWQRIWRSVFVKFSAAFIVVGLIPLFALSLFSLQTFTDHVERNTNNNMEQMVLFMGYNLDNLFSDYDKVSKLMYYGSSNLETQGASSNRSISVNEEERINEMSIDDFLTTVLYSDNFIRNAYFVRSKDNKLYSQTKDNKSFLPDALPLEDWKIPLKVQPKQLAIFPVHEESYYKNSKIRVMTLGRNLIDTAGLITSTPKIVGTLYFDVDIAVFVNLFREMRLGNKDELYVLDANNSVYYTNKDMEEDQVFISEASNRKVLVLSEEVPFLKGQVVVRVSKSDLYEQLTSIRSTVYTAIVICALVLVVMGIWFSRRLSSPIMSVIKQMIRVESGHLESNLVVKNQDEIGRLAHGFNRMVDRLRSFINDAYVAEIKQKQAELNALKSQIRPHYLYNTLEVIRMNAVHNDDNEVADMILSLSNQLKYVIDYGEEWVTIRRELEHLKDYFYIIKVRFENRIELRCDVADPVDLDWSMLKLSLQPIVENAIQHGIRPKGGKGTVWVTIETLEDMLGITVYDDGVGIDSDTLERLNSMLHDPKAPSKNVGMKNVHERIRVVCGEPYGLNISSREHVGTSVRLLIPIRKGGDLHDDTSHSGG encoded by the coding sequence ATGCGTGTGAGTGGCTGGCAACGAATCTGGAGAAGCGTCTTCGTTAAATTTTCCGCTGCGTTCATCGTGGTCGGTCTGATTCCCTTATTTGCGCTCAGCCTCTTCTCGCTCCAGACCTTTACGGATCACGTAGAGCGAAATACGAATAACAACATGGAACAGATGGTTCTTTTCATGGGGTACAACTTGGATAATCTATTTTCGGATTACGACAAAGTATCCAAGCTGATGTACTACGGAAGCAGTAATTTGGAGACCCAAGGCGCTTCCTCGAACCGAAGCATTAGCGTGAATGAAGAGGAACGGATCAATGAAATGTCGATCGACGATTTTCTGACGACGGTTCTATACAGCGATAATTTCATCCGCAATGCTTATTTCGTGAGAAGCAAAGATAACAAGCTGTACTCTCAAACGAAGGACAACAAGTCGTTCCTGCCCGATGCGCTCCCGCTTGAGGATTGGAAGATCCCTCTCAAGGTACAGCCAAAACAGCTAGCCATATTCCCGGTTCACGAGGAGTCCTATTATAAAAACTCCAAGATTCGGGTAATGACTTTAGGAAGAAATTTGATCGATACTGCCGGCCTTATTACGTCAACTCCGAAAATTGTAGGCACCTTGTATTTCGACGTGGATATTGCCGTGTTCGTGAATCTATTCCGGGAAATGCGACTTGGAAATAAAGACGAATTATATGTACTGGATGCGAACAATTCCGTATATTACACGAACAAGGACATGGAAGAGGACCAAGTTTTCATATCAGAAGCTTCGAACCGTAAAGTTCTCGTTCTCAGTGAAGAGGTTCCTTTTCTGAAAGGGCAGGTTGTCGTTCGAGTGTCCAAAAGCGATTTGTACGAGCAATTGACTTCCATTCGATCCACGGTATATACGGCCATCGTGATCTGCGCCTTGGTGCTCGTCGTAATGGGGATATGGTTCTCGCGCCGATTGTCGTCACCGATCATGAGCGTTATTAAACAGATGATTAGAGTCGAGTCAGGTCATCTGGAATCGAATCTCGTCGTTAAGAATCAGGATGAGATCGGACGATTGGCCCACGGGTTTAATCGGATGGTGGACAGGTTAAGAAGCTTTATTAATGATGCGTACGTAGCGGAAATCAAGCAGAAACAGGCCGAACTGAACGCCCTTAAGAGTCAGATTAGACCCCATTATCTTTATAACACTTTAGAGGTTATACGGATGAATGCCGTTCATAACGACGACAATGAAGTTGCCGATATGATTCTTTCTCTGTCTAACCAATTAAAATACGTCATCGACTATGGCGAGGAATGGGTAACGATCCGGCGGGAATTGGAGCACCTCAAAGATTATTTTTATATTATTAAAGTCCGTTTCGAGAATCGGATCGAGCTACGCTGCGATGTAGCGGATCCCGTAGATTTGGACTGGTCAATGCTTAAGCTAAGCTTGCAGCCGATCGTCGAGAATGCCATTCAGCATGGGATACGTCCGAAAGGCGGCAAAGGAACCGTATGGGTTACGATCGAGACTTTGGAGGATATGCTAGGAATTACAGTATATGATGATGGAGTCGGCATCGATTCGGACACGCTTGAGAGACTTAATTCCATGCTTCACGACCCGAAGGCGCCATCCAAGAACGTAGGAATGAAAAACGTTCACGAACGCATCAGAGTGGTGTGCGGCGAGCCCTATGGGTTGAACATCAGCAGTCGAGAGCATGTCGGAACTTCGGTGCGCTTGCTTATACCCATTCGGAAAGGGGGGGACCTACATGACGATACGAGTCATTCTGGCGGATGA
- a CDS encoding response regulator transcription factor: MHKILLVDDEPRQLRSLASIIRRLRPHYEVLVAHNGVEALNLTELHAFDAVISDIRMPQMDGLELMENLYRRQYNALSILLTGYKDFEYARQAISWGIMDYIVKPISRITLESMLERLDDRFSVARKEQKSMMRMAKQLDLSLPVYQTYLLNKWILGRLNEEEREVLSEIIPFDGAGIIGHMECGFPSGEEPFVEQLQTRLENQWIPGIKSVFGFRLDGAGNKWGVVFLLQPQPNDSFILENLARSLDEWIANIEEEMGWTIQIGLGEQSDPIFEGAETSNRQAETALVRRFYEPVNRTVIYRGTTLAFDAVPDWFKIERSIAEAIQKSDAHKWSSVINEFMARFHLSQDRPPELMKHEMAHMLVRMAKSVIRAYSDEQFVCLEKEIRTCIMACMNGLQLRTRSKGLIERVADAYINQKQDPAEEYIRKCLSYVDERYAQDLSLDEIAAHFHFNSSYFSSLFKQRTGISLSMYITKKRMVEAKRILLETEDSISDIAHHVGYKDASYFIRIFKRDCGVSPYKFRHTNRLK; the protein is encoded by the coding sequence ATGCACAAAATATTGCTTGTAGATGATGAGCCAAGGCAACTGCGTTCCTTGGCTTCAATAATTCGCCGTCTGCGTCCCCACTATGAAGTCTTGGTAGCCCATAACGGTGTGGAAGCTTTGAATTTGACGGAATTGCATGCTTTCGATGCCGTGATTTCCGATATTCGGATGCCCCAGATGGATGGCCTGGAGCTAATGGAGAACCTTTATCGGCGACAATACAACGCACTATCGATTCTATTAACGGGATATAAGGATTTCGAATATGCTCGGCAAGCCATCAGTTGGGGCATCATGGATTATATCGTCAAGCCGATAAGCCGAATTACGTTGGAGAGTATGCTTGAGCGGTTAGATGATCGTTTCTCCGTTGCCCGCAAGGAACAGAAATCAATGATGCGTATGGCCAAGCAACTCGACTTGTCGCTTCCCGTTTATCAAACCTATTTACTGAATAAATGGATCTTAGGCCGCTTGAACGAAGAAGAGCGGGAGGTTCTCTCCGAGATCATTCCGTTTGACGGGGCCGGGATTATAGGTCATATGGAATGCGGATTTCCTAGCGGGGAAGAACCCTTCGTCGAGCAACTTCAAACACGGTTGGAAAACCAATGGATACCGGGCATCAAGAGCGTGTTCGGTTTTCGATTAGATGGCGCAGGGAACAAATGGGGAGTTGTGTTTCTTCTCCAACCCCAGCCTAATGATTCATTCATACTTGAGAACTTGGCCCGGAGCCTGGATGAGTGGATCGCTAATATTGAGGAAGAGATGGGATGGACGATACAAATCGGACTGGGCGAACAGTCCGACCCTATATTTGAAGGGGCTGAGACGTCTAATCGGCAAGCGGAAACGGCGCTAGTCCGAAGATTTTACGAACCTGTTAACCGAACGGTCATATATAGGGGAACCACCCTTGCTTTCGATGCCGTCCCGGACTGGTTCAAGATTGAAAGAAGTATCGCGGAAGCCATCCAAAAATCCGATGCGCATAAATGGAGCAGTGTTATCAATGAGTTCATGGCACGGTTCCATCTTTCACAAGATAGGCCTCCCGAATTAATGAAGCATGAAATGGCTCACATGCTCGTCCGAATGGCGAAAAGTGTTATTCGCGCCTATTCGGACGAGCAGTTTGTATGTCTGGAAAAAGAGATCCGAACATGCATTATGGCTTGTATGAACGGCCTACAATTGAGAACTCGTTCCAAGGGGTTAATCGAACGGGTGGCAGACGCGTATATAAACCAAAAGCAAGATCCGGCGGAGGAGTACATTCGAAAGTGCTTGTCCTATGTGGACGAACGCTATGCTCAAGATCTTTCCTTGGATGAGATCGCCGCACATTTTCATTTCAATTCTTCCTACTTCAGCAGCTTATTTAAACAACGGACCGGGATCAGTCTGTCTATGTACATTACGAAGAAAAGAATGGTGGAAGCCAAGCGGATACTGCTTGAGACCGAGGATAGCATCTCCGATATCGCCCATCATGTCGGTTATAAGGATGCCTCCTATTTCATTCGGATATTTAAGCGGGATTGCGGCGTTTCTCCCTATAAATTCAGACATACTAATAGGCTCAAATAA
- a CDS encoding helix-turn-helix domain-containing protein: MLSKDLSISLTADRFPLVRDIGKNQTDGTYTHHDRILDFDVFLFVTKGKMQVIEEGTEYFVGEMEYLFLKKGCHHWGRPLTLPGTTWYWIHFNSVVDEHVSYSDHSPMPELDYYFPDQYQYRFVMPKHGTPAFHQTLANRLQRLLEDYGKPRENGMTLISVQVYQLFLELRQAELSRIAKKTAGKPDTVAGRVMEYLTQRTEEDFDSKRLSDYVNLNYSYLSATFKKITGQSIIEAHTKLRMNKAIHLMRSTPLNVSEISERLGYRNPYYFSRVFKKVFGEPPSTYMSHFYKT; the protein is encoded by the coding sequence ATGCTTTCGAAGGACTTATCTATCTCTCTCACTGCCGATCGCTTTCCTCTCGTCAGAGATATCGGTAAAAACCAAACCGATGGCACATACACTCATCACGATCGCATCCTTGATTTCGATGTGTTCCTATTCGTAACCAAAGGAAAGATGCAAGTTATAGAGGAGGGGACAGAGTATTTCGTAGGCGAGATGGAGTATTTGTTTCTGAAGAAGGGGTGCCATCATTGGGGACGGCCTTTAACGCTTCCGGGTACGACCTGGTACTGGATACACTTTAATTCCGTCGTCGACGAGCATGTCTCCTACAGCGATCATAGTCCGATGCCCGAACTAGACTATTATTTTCCCGATCAATATCAATATCGGTTTGTCATGCCAAAGCACGGAACACCCGCCTTTCATCAAACGTTGGCGAACCGATTGCAACGGTTATTGGAGGACTACGGGAAACCGAGGGAAAATGGAATGACGTTGATAAGCGTTCAAGTTTACCAACTATTTCTGGAGCTACGACAAGCGGAATTATCCCGGATAGCTAAGAAAACGGCAGGTAAACCGGATACGGTTGCGGGGAGGGTCATGGAATATCTGACTCAGCGTACGGAAGAGGACTTTGATTCCAAGCGATTAAGTGATTACGTCAACCTGAATTACAGTTACCTATCCGCGACCTTCAAGAAGATTACGGGGCAGAGCATCATCGAAGCCCATACGAAGCTTAGAATGAATAAAGCCATCCATCTAATGAGAAGCACTCCCCTGAACGTGTCCGAGATCAGCGAACGGCTCGGTTACCGCAATCCCTATTATTTCAGCAGAGTATTTAAGAAAGTGTTCGGGGAGCCGCCTTCTACCTATATGAGCCATTTCTACAAAACTTAA
- a CDS encoding response regulator: MTIRVILADDEPLIIKGLRKLIQWEQLGMEIVAQAYDGQELLEVIGTHSPDIVISDISMPFLTGIDIIKEINSRHLAVKVIFISAYQEFSYARDAVAFGAVDYLVKPVVKQQLEDVLLKAASLIKEESEKSRSKIDLQRFERAKQTEETQERFIRLTDGSLSTGTEAYRQLIAQLQGPLFTIGLIELDRIDAHSDRWPGQQQRLIAFAIENILNEIVAGTGRGQVFMKNSLHVVLIEHADPDEPMQIAYEIKEKIGSFLKLNVSIGLSKPVATGAELAQAYVQAGQALQLKYFVGLNRVIPSEAHSAKISVESELYSLQVEIIRGLTNHAWDDVKSGLTPLLKAIRSATTGNVSLAVSTCFSTILFIVQEIKKSGVQLPDWGFDIHGLQSLLGEYETFDEMERGIYHIVEELYQRIDDKSGNKEKLVLTKIKQYIEENYSEEISLESVSAIAFMNPYYFSSFFKKHTDQNFKQYVTEIRMKQAVSLLSQTDLMVYEIAEKVGYNNARHFSDMFKKHYGKLPMEFKQALRK; the protein is encoded by the coding sequence ATGACGATACGAGTCATTCTGGCGGATGACGAGCCGCTTATTATCAAAGGGCTTCGAAAGCTCATTCAGTGGGAACAACTGGGGATGGAAATCGTTGCGCAAGCTTATGACGGTCAAGAGTTGTTGGAGGTCATCGGCACGCATTCACCCGATATCGTCATTAGCGATATCAGTATGCCATTCCTAACGGGCATCGATATTATTAAGGAAATCAACAGCCGTCACCTTGCCGTTAAGGTCATTTTCATTAGCGCCTATCAGGAGTTTTCTTATGCGAGGGATGCGGTCGCGTTCGGAGCCGTTGATTATTTGGTGAAGCCGGTAGTCAAGCAGCAGTTGGAGGATGTCTTGCTTAAAGCGGCTTCCCTGATTAAGGAAGAAAGCGAGAAGTCCAGGAGCAAGATCGATCTGCAGCGCTTCGAACGGGCCAAACAAACCGAGGAAACGCAGGAGCGTTTCATTAGGCTTACCGACGGATCTTTGTCTACCGGTACGGAGGCCTATAGGCAGTTGATCGCCCAGCTTCAAGGTCCGCTATTTACGATCGGCCTTATCGAACTGGACCGTATAGATGCGCACTCGGACAGATGGCCCGGGCAACAGCAAAGGTTAATTGCCTTTGCGATCGAGAATATTCTGAATGAAATCGTTGCAGGTACGGGTAGGGGACAAGTATTCATGAAAAACAGTTTGCACGTCGTCTTGATCGAGCATGCTGATCCGGACGAACCGATGCAGATCGCATATGAGATCAAGGAGAAGATCGGTTCGTTCCTTAAGCTTAACGTATCCATCGGATTAAGCAAGCCTGTCGCGACCGGAGCAGAACTGGCGCAAGCCTACGTGCAAGCCGGACAGGCGCTGCAATTGAAATATTTCGTCGGATTAAACCGAGTGATTCCTTCCGAAGCGCATAGCGCGAAGATTTCCGTAGAGAGCGAGCTATACTCCCTGCAGGTAGAGATCATTCGCGGTTTAACGAACCACGCATGGGATGACGTGAAGTCGGGACTTACTCCTTTGCTGAAGGCTATTCGTTCGGCGACGACCGGTAATGTCTCGTTAGCGGTGTCGACGTGCTTCTCCACGATTTTGTTTATCGTCCAAGAAATCAAGAAATCAGGAGTGCAATTGCCGGATTGGGGATTCGACATTCACGGTCTGCAGAGCTTGCTGGGGGAATATGAAACGTTCGACGAAATGGAGCGCGGGATTTACCATATTGTCGAGGAGCTTTATCAGAGGATAGATGATAAGAGCGGCAACAAGGAGAAGCTTGTTTTGACCAAGATCAAGCAATATATCGAGGAGAATTATAGCGAAGAAATTTCCTTGGAGTCGGTGTCGGCCATCGCTTTTATGAATCCCTACTACTTTAGCAGCTTCTTCAAGAAGCACACGGATCAGAACTTTAAGCAATACGTGACGGAGATTCGGATGAAGCAAGCCGTATCCTTGCTCAGCCAGACGGATCTGATGGTGTATGAGATCGCGGAAAAAGTAGGCTACAATAACGCGAGGCATTTTAGCGATATGTTCAAAAAGCATTACGGCAAATTGCCGATGGAATTTAAGCAAGCCCTTAGGAAATAA
- a CDS encoding beta-L-arabinofuranosidase domain-containing protein produces the protein MNAIKMSEFPWGQVRLSEGPLKARFELNKHYVMSLSNDNLLRNFYLEAGLWSYSGNGGTTSATTTSMDGPENWHWGWESPTCELRGHMMGHWLSAAARIYAQTDDQLVKAKADYIVKELARCQEASGGEWLAAFPQSYMSRMANGNWVWAPHYTVHKLLMGLGEMYAIAKNEQALTIMIGMASWFHHWTSQFTQRQMDDLLDMETGGMLETWADLYGITREPKHRELIERYDRRRFFDALLRGEDVLTNKHANTQIPEILGAARAWEVTGENRYREVVEAFWRSAVTLRGISCTGAGDDAELWMPPGRFAERMGVGQEHCGNYNMMRLSHVLFRWTGDPVYADYWERRFINGVLAHQHGETGMISYFLGIGAGSRKKWGSATQHFWCCHGTLVQANASYEQQIYLQDESGVVINQWLPSSIKFKSGDSLISLDLQQDGQNGVYPLNGWNVEGMNAITKVHTPPISIHRPNHFVYNVKVTCEKDSEFTLKLRLPWWVKGQPLISVNGVPLSGSFRPSTFIEIRRTWRTGDTLNIELPKALTTEPFPGLPDRVAFMDGPIVLAGLVDEERRLRGNAEEPDTLLIPDRERNHSWWNPGYYRTTNQERGIRFIPLYEVKDEAYTVYFPIDNDRHTE, from the coding sequence ATGAACGCGATAAAAATGTCCGAATTTCCATGGGGTCAAGTCAGATTGTCGGAAGGTCCGTTGAAAGCGCGATTTGAATTGAATAAGCATTATGTCATGAGCTTGTCTAATGATAACCTGCTTCGTAATTTCTATCTGGAGGCTGGCCTTTGGAGCTATAGCGGCAACGGGGGAACGACAAGCGCAACGACGACGAGCATGGACGGTCCGGAAAATTGGCACTGGGGCTGGGAGTCTCCTACTTGCGAGCTTAGGGGACATATGATGGGACATTGGTTGTCCGCGGCCGCTCGAATTTACGCGCAAACCGACGATCAGCTTGTTAAGGCGAAAGCCGATTACATCGTTAAAGAATTAGCGCGTTGCCAAGAAGCGAGCGGAGGAGAGTGGCTCGCAGCATTTCCTCAATCTTATATGAGCAGGATGGCAAACGGAAATTGGGTATGGGCACCGCATTACACCGTACACAAGTTGCTCATGGGTCTTGGCGAGATGTACGCCATCGCTAAGAATGAACAAGCGCTTACGATCATGATCGGTATGGCCTCGTGGTTCCATCATTGGACAAGCCAATTTACTCAGCGGCAAATGGACGACTTACTCGATATGGAAACCGGCGGAATGCTGGAAACTTGGGCAGATCTATATGGCATTACCCGCGAGCCCAAGCATCGCGAATTGATCGAGAGATATGACAGACGGAGGTTTTTCGATGCGCTTCTAAGGGGGGAAGACGTCCTTACTAACAAACACGCGAATACGCAGATTCCGGAAATATTAGGAGCGGCCAGAGCCTGGGAAGTGACCGGAGAAAATCGTTATCGGGAAGTGGTCGAAGCTTTCTGGAGGAGCGCGGTCACCTTAAGGGGAATCTCATGCACCGGCGCGGGAGATGACGCCGAGCTGTGGATGCCTCCAGGTCGATTCGCGGAGCGAATGGGCGTGGGACAGGAGCACTGCGGCAATTACAACATGATGAGGCTGTCGCATGTTCTATTCCGTTGGACAGGTGATCCCGTATATGCGGATTACTGGGAAAGAAGGTTCATTAATGGCGTGCTTGCCCACCAACACGGCGAAACGGGCATGATATCCTATTTTCTCGGAATAGGAGCCGGAAGCCGGAAGAAATGGGGGTCTGCGACACAGCACTTTTGGTGCTGTCACGGCACTCTTGTTCAGGCCAATGCCTCCTATGAGCAACAGATCTATTTGCAGGATGAGTCCGGCGTTGTCATAAACCAGTGGCTTCCATCAAGCATCAAGTTTAAGAGCGGAGACAGTCTCATCAGCCTCGATTTGCAGCAGGACGGGCAAAACGGCGTATATCCGTTGAATGGATGGAACGTTGAGGGCATGAACGCGATTACGAAGGTCCATACTCCGCCAATCTCTATCCATCGTCCCAATCATTTCGTGTATAACGTTAAAGTCACATGCGAGAAGGATTCGGAATTTACGCTAAAGCTAAGACTGCCGTGGTGGGTAAAGGGACAACCTCTTATTTCGGTAAATGGAGTTCCGCTCAGCGGTTCGTTTCGCCCATCCACGTTCATAGAAATTCGCAGAACATGGAGAACCGGGGATACGTTGAACATCGAATTGCCGAAGGCGTTGACGACCGAACCGTTTCCCGGCCTTCCGGATCGAGTGGCTTTCATGGACGGTCCGATCGTGCTGGCGGGTCTGGTAGATGAAGAAAGACGGCTCCGCGGAAATGCGGAGGAGCCTGACACCCTTTTGATCCCTGATCGCGAGAGAAATCATAGCTGGTGGAACCCCGGTTATTATCGGACGACTAACCAAGAACGCGGAATTCGCTTTATTCCTCTATACGAAGTGAAGGATGAGGCTTATACTGTTTATTTTCCGATCGATAATGATAGACATACGGAGTGA
- the yunB gene encoding sporulation protein YunB, whose protein sequence is MRRKWGRGFQFTFLRNGSLPKSLPRRWGKGFVLFRNGSPSRSTPRKWGKRRRITMPGSISSSRSIHTPAKRWASQKPPRKIKRKNLWLIAVLLMLFLVIQGTIFLDRELRQPLMFLAKIRVNQLATEAINAAIKSEIAQTANSDQMIRWRSDAGGKVTGFEIDYKQQMAITAKTIDVVNRVLKQHEDVPERIPVGHALNSPFISSIGPSVSVKFHPASVVKVDVETESSEAGINMLLVEVFVRIRTEIAVVIPFDKEPEVLETKIPLSYALVVGDVPTYYYDNNGNPVGSGAGQAPSIALPTPSTSIEKPAT, encoded by the coding sequence ATGCGTAGAAAATGGGGCAGGGGCTTTCAGTTCACATTCTTGCGAAACGGATCGTTGCCGAAATCTTTACCCCGCAGATGGGGAAAAGGTTTCGTTCTGTTCCGTAATGGATCGCCTTCCCGATCGACTCCGCGGAAGTGGGGAAAGCGAAGGAGAATAACGATGCCGGGAAGCATCTCGAGTTCGAGGTCCATTCATACTCCGGCGAAACGTTGGGCGTCACAGAAGCCGCCGAGGAAAATAAAACGGAAAAATCTATGGTTAATCGCGGTATTGCTAATGCTTTTTCTTGTTATCCAAGGCACGATATTCCTGGATCGAGAGCTTCGGCAGCCGTTAATGTTTCTGGCCAAAATCCGCGTAAATCAATTGGCGACGGAAGCGATCAACGCGGCGATCAAAAGCGAGATCGCGCAAACCGCGAATTCGGATCAAATGATTCGTTGGAGATCGGATGCCGGCGGGAAAGTAACCGGATTTGAGATCGATTACAAACAACAGATGGCGATAACGGCGAAGACGATCGATGTCGTAAATCGCGTCCTGAAACAGCATGAAGACGTACCGGAGAGAATTCCCGTCGGCCATGCTTTGAATAGTCCGTTCATTTCATCGATCGGACCTAGCGTTTCCGTTAAGTTTCACCCGGCAAGCGTCGTTAAAGTAGATGTGGAAACGGAGTCCAGCGAAGCGGGAATTAATATGCTTCTGGTGGAAGTATTCGTTCGCATCCGTACGGAAATCGCCGTCGTTATCCCGTTCGATAAGGAACCGGAAGTGCTCGAAACGAAAATTCCGCTTTCCTACGCGCTAGTCGTGGGAGACGTGCCGACTTATTATTACGATAACAACGGTAATCCGGTCGGCAGCGGCGCGGGGCAAGCCCCTTCGATCGCGCTGCCTACGCCGAGTACTTCGATTGAGAAGCCGGCAACATAA